A single region of the Kryptolebias marmoratus isolate JLee-2015 linkage group LG10, ASM164957v2, whole genome shotgun sequence genome encodes:
- the LOC108239098 gene encoding synaptosomal-associated protein 23 isoform X2, translated as MEDMSVEQMAVRANQVTDESLESTRRMLQMAEESKQTGANTMVMLDQQGEQLRRIEDGMDQINEDMKQADKNLTDLSKCCGLCVCPCDRANSVENDQRYKRTWGTGTEDGDGSNSKVVSRQPSAVRNGQASQVQAPAPSGPYIKRITNDAREDEMEENLEVVGSIIGNLKDMAVNMGSEIDKQNTQIDRITDKADMNKVRIDVANDRANKLIK; from the exons TCACTGGAAAGCACACGGCGGATGCTGCAGATGGCAGAAGAG aGCAAACAGACCGGAGCCAACACTATGGTGATGCTGGATCAACAGGGAG AGCAGCTGAGGCGTATAGAAGACGGCATGGACCAGATCAACGAGGACATGAAGCAGGCTGACAAAAACCTGACTGACCTGTCCAAGTGCtgtggtctgtgtgtgtgccccTGTGACAG GGCTAACTCGGTTGAGAATGACCAGCGTTACAAGCGCACATGGGGTACTGGAACTGAGGACGGGGACGGCAGCAACTCCAAAGTGGTCTCACGGCAGCCCTCGGCTGTTCGCAACGGGCAGGCCTCCCAGGTGCAAGCCCCAGCCCCATCAGGTCCATACATCAAGAG GATAACCAACGATGCACGAGAGGATGAAATGGAGGAAAATCTTGAGGTGGTCGGCAGCATCATTGGCAACCTGAAGGACATGGCTGTGAATATGGGCAGTGAAATCGACAAGCAGAACACACAGATCGACCGCATCACTGATAAG gcGGACATGAACAAAGTGCGCATTGATGTGGCAAACGATAGAGCCAACAAGCTCATCAAATAA